A stretch of Rhinopithecus roxellana isolate Shanxi Qingling chromosome 12, ASM756505v1, whole genome shotgun sequence DNA encodes these proteins:
- the RABAC1 gene encoding prenylated Rab acceptor protein 1: protein MAAQKDQQKDAEAEGLSATTLLPKLIPSGAGREWLERRRATIRPWGTFVDQQRFSRPRNLGELCQRLVRNVEYYQSNYVFVFLGLILYCVVTSPMLLVALAVFFGACYILYLRTLQSKLVLFGREVSPAHQYALAGGISFPFFWLAGAGSAVFWVLGATLVVIGSHAAFHQIEAVDGEELQMEPV, encoded by the exons ATGGCAGCCCAGAAGGACCAGCAGAAAGATGCCGAGGCGGAAGGGCTGAGCGCCAC GACCCTGCTGCCGAAGCTGATTCCCTCCGGTGCAGGCCGGGAGTGGCTGGAGCGGCGCCGCGCGACTATCCGGCCCTGGGGCACCTTCGTGGACCAGCAGCGCTTCTCACGGCCCCGCAACCTGGGCGAGCTGTGCCAGCGCCTCGTACGCAACGTGGAGTACTACCAGAGCAACTATGTGTTCGTGTTCCTGGGCCTCATCCTGTACTGCGT GGTGACGTCCCCTATGTTGCTGGTGGCTCTGGCTGTCTTTTTCGGCGCCTGTTACATTCTCTATCTGCGCACCTTGCAGTCCAAGCTTGTGCTTTTTG GCCGAGAGGTGAGCCCAGCACATCAATACGCTCTGGCTGGAGGcatctccttccccttcttctggCTGGCTGGTGCGGGCTCGGCCGTCTTCTGGGTGCTGG GAGCCACCCTGGTGGTCATCGGCTCCCATGCTGCCTTCCACCAGATTGAGGCTGTGGACGGGGAGGAGCTGCAGATGGAACCCGTGTGA